The genomic interval ATCGACTCCGCCGAGCGCGCGCGGAGGACGGTGGCGACGGCGTCGCCCTGGGCTTCGAGAATCTGGCTCTGTTTCGACCCCTGCGCGCGGATGATGGCGGCCTGCTTGTCGCCCTGCGCGGTCTCGATGGCGGACTGGCGTTCGCCCTGCGCTTCGAGAATCATCGCGCGGCGGCGGCGCTCCGCGGACGCCTGCTGTTCCATCGCGCTCACGACGCCCTGACTCGGCATCACCGTCTGCACCTCGACGCCCTCGATGCGGACGCCCCACGCGTCGGTGGGCTCCGCGAGCTCGTCGTCGATGCGCTGATTGATGGTGTCCCGGCGGGAGAGCGTGTCGTCCAGTTCCATGTCGCCGATGACGGCGCGGAGCGTCGTCTGCGCGAGCGACGCGGTGGCGTTCCGGTAGTCCTCGATTTCGAGGAACGCGCGCTCGGCGTCCATCACGCGGACGTAGACGACGGCGTCGGCGTGGACGGGCGAGTTGTCGCGCGTGATGGCGTCCTGCTGGGGGACGTCGAGGGTCTGCGTCCGCATGTCGAACGCGTACGTGTGGGAGACGAACGGCGGGACGACGTGGATGCCGGGGTCGAGTAAGCCCCTGTATTCGCCGAAGACGGTGAGCGCGGCTTTCTCGTAGGCCTGCACGACTTCGACGGAGGCGGTGACGGTGGCGGCGGCGAGCACGAGGAGGAGCGCGCCCGCGGCGTACAGCGGCGAAAGGATGGAGAAGAGGACGGCGGCGAGGGCGAGCACGGCGAGCGCTCCGAGGACGCCGACGAGGCGGCGGGGGAGGCC from Salarchaeum japonicum carries:
- a CDS encoding SPFH domain-containing protein, whose amino-acid sequence is MSGRDDLFYQLGRLTAGGLPRRLVGVLGALAVLALAAVLFSILSPLYAAGALLLVLAAATVTASVEVVQAYEKAALTVFGEYRGLLDPGIHVVPPFVSHTYAFDMRTQTLDVPQQDAITRDNSPVHADAVVYVRVMDAERAFLEIEDYRNATASLAQTTLRAVIGDMELDDTLSRRDTINQRIDDELAEPTDAWGVRIEGVEVQTVMPSQGVVSAMEQQASAERRRRAMILEAQGERQSAIETAQGDKQAAIIRAQGSKQSQILEAQGDAVATVLRARSAESMGERAIVERGMESLEAIGRSPSTTFVIPQELTSLVGRYGTHLSGGVESGTGLESLDFDAETRELIGIDDYEADFAEAERQ